Proteins found in one Gemmatimonadota bacterium genomic segment:
- a CDS encoding amidohydrolase encodes MPIVDFHNHVYPPRYVEEIRKGPSAYTVTDDEDGNPVLHSPGDYNILVPGHRLMDVRLEVMDEAGVDTHVITFTAPGTLIETPDRSAELSSKVNDLFAEIQQAHPDRLPALTTLPLNKPEACAAELERAVGSLGLKGACVYSNANGVALSDPCFWPMYEIADDREMAVFIHPTFPLGVEAMKDYMLMPAVGFLMDTTLATASLLFSGVVERFPNIRWVLGHLGGAVPYLAERFDRCYEAFPQCRANLEHHPTVYLKNQFYYDTVNFDVDALHFALGFAGADRILAGSDYPHQIGSMPKMIESINAMELSEEDRTAILGGNAVHLLGL; translated from the coding sequence ATGCCCATCGTCGATTTTCACAACCACGTCTATCCGCCCCGGTACGTCGAGGAGATCCGGAAGGGACCCAGCGCGTACACGGTGACCGACGACGAAGACGGCAACCCGGTCCTGCACTCTCCCGGCGACTACAACATCCTGGTGCCCGGCCACCGGCTCATGGACGTGCGCCTGGAGGTCATGGACGAGGCCGGCGTCGACACGCACGTCATCACCTTCACGGCGCCGGGCACGCTCATCGAGACGCCGGACCGGTCCGCCGAACTCAGCAGCAAGGTCAACGATCTATTCGCCGAGATACAACAGGCGCATCCGGACCGCCTGCCGGCCCTGACCACGCTGCCGCTGAACAAGCCGGAGGCCTGCGCCGCCGAACTGGAGCGGGCCGTCGGTTCGCTGGGCCTCAAAGGGGCGTGCGTGTACAGCAACGCCAACGGCGTGGCGCTCAGCGATCCTTGCTTCTGGCCCATGTACGAGATCGCGGACGATCGTGAAATGGCCGTCTTCATCCATCCCACCTTCCCCCTGGGCGTGGAGGCCATGAAGGACTACATGCTCATGCCCGCGGTGGGGTTTCTCATGGATACGACCCTGGCCACGGCCAGCCTGCTCTTCAGCGGCGTGGTGGAGCGCTTTCCGAACATTCGCTGGGTGCTGGGCCACCTGGGCGGCGCCGTACCCTACCTGGCCGAGCGCTTCGACCGGTGCTACGAGGCCTTTCCGCAGTGCCGCGCCAACCTGGAACACCATCCCACGGTCTACCTGAAGAACCAATTCTACTACGACACGGTCAATTTCGACGTGGACGCGCTGCATTTCGCCCTGGGTTTCGCCGGCGCCGATCGTATCCTGGCCGGGAGCGACTATCCCCACCAGATCGGCAGCATGCCGAAGATGATCGAGAGCATCAACGCGATGGAACTGTCCGAAGAAGACCGCACCGCTATCCTGGGAGGGAACGCCGTTCACCTGCTGGGGTTGTGA
- the rpiA gene encoding ribose-5-phosphate isomerase RpiA, with the protein MSSENLTRDMKRTVGIEAARMVGPGDVVGLGTGSTAEFMIEELGRRVREEQLDIVGIPTSFDASVLARGNGIPTGTLDDVDRVDIAVDGADEVDPAMNLIKGRGAAHLREKIVDGMAERFIVIVDESKLVERLGTQSPVPLEVLPMAVQPVMRAVETLGAEPVLRMAAHKDGPVITDQGNMVVDARFDGIDDSGEMERVLNNVPGILENGLFVGLATEVLVGRITGEGNIEVERRTRVRK; encoded by the coding sequence ATGTCATCCGAAAACCTGACCCGAGACATGAAGAGGACCGTCGGTATCGAAGCCGCCCGTATGGTCGGCCCGGGCGACGTGGTCGGACTGGGCACCGGATCGACGGCGGAGTTCATGATCGAGGAACTGGGACGGCGCGTGCGCGAGGAGCAGCTGGATATCGTCGGCATACCCACGTCCTTCGACGCGTCGGTGCTGGCCCGCGGGAACGGCATTCCGACGGGCACGCTGGACGACGTGGACCGGGTCGACATCGCTGTGGACGGCGCGGACGAGGTCGATCCCGCGATGAACCTGATCAAGGGCCGGGGCGCCGCCCACCTGCGCGAGAAGATCGTGGACGGCATGGCCGAGCGGTTCATCGTCATCGTGGACGAATCGAAACTGGTCGAACGGCTTGGCACGCAAAGCCCCGTGCCGCTGGAAGTCCTGCCCATGGCCGTCCAGCCCGTCATGCGCGCGGTCGAAACGCTGGGCGCAGAACCCGTGCTTCGGATGGCGGCCCACAAGGATGGTCCGGTCATTACGGACCAGGGGAACATGGTGGTGGACGCCCGTTTCGACGGGATCGACGACTCCGGTGAGATGGAGCGCGTGCTCAACAACGTACCCGGCATCCTGGAGAACGGCCTCTTCGTCGGACTGGCGACCGAGGTCCTTGTCGGGAGGATAACCGGCGAAGGAAACATCGAAGTGGAAAGAAGAACACGAGTCCGTAAATGA
- a CDS encoding SDR family oxidoreductase: protein MDLKIRGKRAIVTGASRGIGRCCTLALAREGARVCVTARNRDLLDEVIREIEAAGGEGHAVTADLTSLDDCRRVVLETADAFGGIDILVNCAGAARGGDILELPTEQIDEGMVLKAHGYLRMAQLVIPYMQENRWGRIVHIAGSAGTSPGRGNIPLSLANISVLNCTRALTDAVSGDGILVNAICPGMTNTQRARDLQQVEADRQGRGVEDLLREAGERLPAGRIAEPEEIAAVATFLASEPCSYVFGTAVYMDGGERRGTP from the coding sequence ATGGACCTGAAAATCCGTGGTAAAAGAGCAATCGTCACCGGCGCCAGCCGGGGCATCGGGCGTTGCTGCACGCTGGCCCTGGCCCGGGAAGGCGCGCGCGTGTGCGTCACGGCCCGAAACCGGGACCTGCTGGACGAGGTGATCCGGGAAATCGAAGCGGCGGGCGGAGAAGGACACGCGGTCACCGCCGACCTGACCTCGCTGGACGACTGCCGCAGGGTGGTCCTTGAAACCGCCGACGCCTTCGGTGGTATCGACATCCTCGTCAACTGCGCCGGGGCGGCCCGGGGAGGCGACATCCTGGAACTTCCCACGGAACAGATCGACGAGGGGATGGTGCTCAAGGCCCACGGATACCTGAGGATGGCGCAGCTGGTGATCCCGTACATGCAGGAGAACCGGTGGGGGCGCATCGTCCATATCGCCGGCAGCGCGGGAACGAGCCCCGGACGCGGCAACATTCCCTTGAGCCTGGCCAACATCTCCGTCCTCAACTGTACACGGGCCCTGACGGACGCGGTATCCGGCGACGGCATCCTGGTCAATGCCATTTGTCCCGGCATGACGAACACCCAGCGAGCCCGGGACCTGCAGCAGGTGGAGGCCGACCGACAGGGCCGCGGCGTCGAGGACCTGCTTCGCGAAGCCGGCGAGCGGCTTCCCGCCGGCCGCATCGCGGAACCGGAGGAGATCGCCGCCGTGGCGACTTTTCTCGCGTCCGAGCCCTGTTCCTATGTCTTCGGTACCGCCGTCTACATGGATGGCGGCGAGCGGCGGGGCACGCCCTGA
- a CDS encoding cupin: MAENTSKSFAAHADGADWVKGLRPYFVYRDLGMKSATEGRVMAHVIRAAQSCDGPIGYHSHELEFQMNYLLKGWARIELADVGEIEVTAGDAWYQAPGVAHELMEYSDDFEVIEITIPGDFPTIDETR; this comes from the coding sequence ATGGCTGAGAACACTTCCAAGTCCTTCGCGGCACACGCGGACGGCGCGGACTGGGTCAAGGGCCTGCGGCCCTATTTCGTGTACCGTGATCTGGGCATGAAGTCCGCCACCGAAGGCCGGGTGATGGCCCACGTCATCCGGGCCGCCCAGTCCTGCGACGGCCCCATCGGCTATCATTCCCACGAACTCGAGTTCCAGATGAACTACCTGCTCAAGGGCTGGGCGCGCATCGAACTGGCGGACGTGGGCGAGATCGAGGTGACCGCGGGCGACGCGTGGTACCAGGCGCCCGGCGTCGCACATGAGTTGATGGAATACTCCGACGATTTCGAAGTCATCGAGATCACCATACCGGGTGACTTCCCGACCATCGACGAAACGCGTTAG
- a CDS encoding peptidase M14 family protein, with the protein MADRVERPESFFGFRLGDDRKMARWDRIAEYFYLLNQQSEDIRVVNLGPTTEGNPFLMAIITSAENQARLEELREVNGRIADPRGLSDTEIDGLVQEGKVIVCQSMSLHANEIAATQMAPQLAYNLVTGEDEATKHILENVIFLMVPCFNPDGQLMVTDWYNKHLGTDYEGCDLPWLYHRYCGHDNNRDAFMLNLVESKYMARIMFQDWHPHVFQDHHEMGGYQPRLFVCPYCEPIHPHADPLVWREINWYGAHMVYKLEEAGHQGVISGAMFPAWYHMGFHWLGNYHNIASLLSETAQAKLASPLYVHPHQLRGEDGNTLHTLPHYKPQTNFPNPWPGGWWRLRDMVDQQLVAAMGIMDIAARCRETVLRNAVQKALHQTQRGRDDDSAGFFIRPDQHDPAVVTHLVNALLRQGIDVQRTRTRATVGSRVYPAGTWFISNAQPKRGVIKTLLEQTFWPDDAWARKADGSPTRIFDTTTDTLAEMMGVRAEPAEVPHAALDEDALNLDVVTEPAPANGAVTGDGAHGMAIDPRFNAAFAAVNAALDAGAEVCRATGSLSVGGQGMSTIPPLPPGAFIVSGIDQAMSEEIVRAAGAAGYRLEAPVEGEPVGPPRIAMYQRYWGGNMPEGWTRMTLEQSGFSYRSVRDADIQGDLSDLCDAFILPDDTMDMMAGTEQEIERRLKTVPQPEKYRSALGESEIEAIGTFVEKGGTLVAVGRACQLPIEKFGLHITDVTAGLPESAFFCPGSMLRIRVDNTHRLGYGMPERALAMHRGSPVYSINPSHFNDRYEVVAGYPENNLLESGWLIGEEHIAGKPAMISVRHGEGRIVLYGFQVNFRNQTHGTFKLLFNALYGS; encoded by the coding sequence ATGGCCGATCGCGTTGAGCGGCCGGAATCCTTTTTCGGCTTCCGGCTCGGCGACGACCGCAAGATGGCCCGCTGGGACCGCATCGCGGAGTATTTCTACCTGCTGAACCAGCAGAGCGAGGACATCCGCGTGGTCAACCTGGGTCCCACGACGGAGGGTAACCCCTTCCTGATGGCCATCATCACCTCCGCGGAAAACCAGGCCAGGCTGGAGGAGCTTCGGGAGGTCAACGGGCGGATCGCCGATCCGAGGGGCCTTTCCGATACCGAAATCGACGGCTTGGTACAGGAAGGCAAGGTCATCGTCTGCCAGTCCATGAGCCTCCACGCCAATGAAATCGCCGCGACGCAGATGGCGCCCCAGCTTGCCTACAACCTGGTGACGGGCGAAGACGAGGCCACGAAGCACATCCTGGAAAACGTAATCTTCCTGATGGTGCCCTGCTTCAATCCCGACGGGCAACTCATGGTGACCGACTGGTACAACAAGCACCTGGGCACGGACTACGAGGGATGCGACCTGCCCTGGCTGTATCATCGGTACTGCGGACACGACAACAACCGGGACGCCTTCATGCTAAACCTGGTGGAATCGAAGTACATGGCCCGGATCATGTTCCAGGACTGGCATCCCCACGTCTTCCAGGACCACCACGAAATGGGCGGCTATCAGCCCCGCCTGTTCGTCTGCCCCTATTGCGAACCCATTCATCCCCACGCCGACCCGCTCGTATGGCGCGAGATCAACTGGTACGGGGCACACATGGTCTACAAGCTGGAGGAAGCGGGTCACCAGGGCGTCATCAGCGGCGCCATGTTCCCAGCCTGGTACCATATGGGATTTCACTGGCTCGGCAACTACCACAACATCGCGAGCCTGCTTTCCGAAACGGCCCAGGCGAAACTGGCCAGTCCCCTCTACGTGCATCCCCATCAGCTCAGGGGCGAGGACGGAAACACCCTGCACACACTGCCCCATTACAAGCCGCAGACCAATTTCCCGAATCCGTGGCCGGGGGGCTGGTGGCGGTTGCGCGACATGGTGGACCAGCAGCTCGTCGCCGCCATGGGAATCATGGACATTGCGGCCCGGTGCCGGGAAACGGTGCTGCGTAACGCCGTGCAGAAGGCCCTGCACCAGACCCAGAGGGGCCGGGATGACGATTCCGCGGGTTTCTTCATCCGCCCGGACCAGCACGATCCGGCCGTCGTGACCCACCTGGTGAACGCCCTGCTTCGCCAGGGCATCGACGTGCAGCGCACCCGGACCCGGGCGACGGTGGGAAGCAGGGTCTATCCCGCGGGTACCTGGTTCATATCCAACGCCCAGCCCAAGCGCGGCGTGATCAAGACGCTGCTGGAGCAGACATTCTGGCCGGACGACGCCTGGGCGCGCAAGGCCGACGGCTCGCCCACCAGGATCTTCGACACGACGACGGACACGTTGGCGGAGATGATGGGCGTCCGCGCGGAACCGGCGGAAGTGCCCCACGCCGCCCTGGACGAGGATGCCCTGAACCTGGACGTCGTGACCGAACCGGCGCCGGCGAACGGTGCGGTGACCGGCGACGGCGCGCACGGCATGGCCATCGACCCCCGTTTTAACGCCGCCTTCGCCGCGGTCAACGCGGCTCTCGATGCGGGTGCGGAAGTCTGCCGTGCCACCGGTTCCCTTTCCGTGGGCGGCCAAGGCATGTCGACCATTCCACCCTTGCCGCCCGGCGCCTTTATCGTCAGCGGGATCGACCAGGCGATGTCCGAGGAAATCGTTCGGGCTGCCGGCGCCGCCGGGTACCGCCTCGAAGCACCGGTGGAAGGCGAACCCGTCGGGCCGCCGCGCATCGCCATGTACCAGCGGTACTGGGGCGGCAACATGCCCGAAGGCTGGACCCGCATGACGCTGGAACAGTCGGGTTTTTCCTATCGCTCCGTACGGGACGCCGATATCCAAGGCGATCTAAGCGACCTCTGCGACGCGTTCATCCTGCCCGACGACACGATGGACATGATGGCCGGCACGGAACAGGAGATCGAAAGACGCCTGAAGACCGTGCCCCAGCCCGAAAAGTACCGCAGCGCCCTGGGTGAATCGGAAATCGAGGCCATCGGCACCTTCGTGGAGAAAGGCGGTACGCTCGTGGCCGTCGGCCGCGCGTGCCAGCTTCCCATCGAGAAGTTCGGCCTCCATATCACCGACGTAACGGCCGGACTGCCGGAAAGCGCGTTCTTCTGCCCCGGTTCCATGCTGCGGATCCGGGTCGACAACACCCACCGACTGGGATACGGAATGCCGGAGCGGGCCCTGGCCATGCACCGCGGCAGTCCCGTGTATTCGATCAACCCGTCACACTTCAACGACCGGTACGAGGTGGTCGCCGGCTATCCCGAAAATAACCTGCTCGAGAGCGGGTGGCTGATCGGCGAGGAACACATCGCCGGCAAGCCCGCCATGATCAGTGTGCGCCACGGCGAAGGACGCATCGTACTCTACGGGTTCCAGGTCAATTTCCGCAACCAGACCCACGGCACCTTCAAGCTGCTCTTCAACGCGTTGTACGGGAGCTGA
- a CDS encoding NAD(P)-dependent oxidoreductase — MKVGFIGLGNMGNPMAASLLRAGHALRVHDLEQEKADNLLDAGASWASSPREAASDADAVLTSLPGPAAVEKVVLGEDGVFEGLASDTVFIDTSTGEPELIRRITREGAARGIDVLDAPVSGGVFGARDATLTVFVGGPQAVFDRYEPLLRAVGETVVRMGDTGSGVATKLVNNLMMFINFIGACEGMAIGARAGIDPRKLIDAIRPSMGQSRMMERCLTRFLDDQSLYSAVDLGVKDMHLGVELGRSLDVPLEIAPMVEDLLRRFQDRGNAQADLLEYIGDYLKRAGVDPAGKP, encoded by the coding sequence ATGAAAGTAGGATTCATCGGGCTGGGCAACATGGGCAACCCCATGGCTGCCAGCCTCCTGCGCGCCGGACACGCCCTGCGCGTCCACGACCTTGAACAGGAAAAGGCCGATAACCTGCTGGACGCCGGGGCTTCCTGGGCTTCGTCTCCCCGCGAGGCGGCCTCGGACGCCGACGCGGTCCTTACCTCGCTCCCCGGTCCCGCCGCGGTGGAAAAGGTCGTCCTGGGCGAGGACGGCGTGTTCGAAGGGCTTGCCAGCGATACGGTCTTTATCGACACGAGCACCGGCGAACCGGAACTCATCCGGCGCATCACCCGGGAAGGCGCGGCACGGGGAATCGACGTGCTCGACGCGCCTGTCAGCGGCGGGGTATTCGGCGCCAGGGACGCGACCCTGACTGTGTTCGTCGGCGGCCCGCAGGCGGTGTTCGACCGGTACGAACCCCTCTTGCGCGCCGTGGGCGAAACGGTCGTCCGCATGGGGGATACCGGCAGCGGCGTCGCGACCAAGCTGGTGAACAATCTCATGATGTTCATCAATTTCATCGGCGCCTGCGAAGGGATGGCCATAGGCGCGCGGGCGGGCATCGATCCGCGTAAGTTGATCGACGCCATCCGGCCGAGCATGGGCCAGAGCCGGATGATGGAGCGGTGCCTGACCCGTTTCCTGGACGACCAGTCACTGTATTCCGCCGTCGACCTGGGGGTGAAGGACATGCACCTGGGCGTCGAGCTCGGGAGGTCACTTGACGTCCCGTTGGAAATCGCCCCGATGGTCGAGGACCTCCTGAGGCGTTTCCAGGACCGGGGGAACGCCCAGGCCGACCTCCTCGAATACATCGGAGATTACCTGAAGCGGGCGGGCGTCGACCCGGCCGGAAAACCGTGA
- a CDS encoding heme lyase CcmF/NrfE family subunit, with amino-acid sequence MNDIGYFSLLLAFMTAAYGGVTSVVGARARNPQMIASGAHGVLATFGLLTLSSIVLIYHLYTGNFQVEYVASYTSSTLPEFYRVTAMWAGQKGSLLLWVWTLALFALVVHLTNRDRNQTLIPYVHAVMMSVVLFFIALLVFMADPFELLPFVPAEGRGLNPVLQMPLMIIHPPILYQGYVGTVVPFAFAIAALITGELGDTWIRTIRRWTLYAWFFLGFGLMLGGRWAYVELGWGGYWAWDPVENAALMPWLTITAFLHSVMIQEKKGMLKIWNFILIILTFGLVYFGTFLTRSGVVSSVHSFTTSGIGPMFLGFVIVSMVLSFGLLISRRNALKARSELDSFVSRESSFLLNNLALVGVCFAILWGTIFPVLSEAVSGEKITVSAPYFNQINVPLGIFLLFLTGAGPLFAWRKTSVQSLKRHFSIPIACFLAAAAILLAFGIRHVYAVLSFSMCAFVVGAIGLEFYRGARARRSTNEESWPAAFYRLVMSYKRRYGGYVVHIAIVLLFVGFTGKAFDREENFAVREGESFQIKNYTLDFDSLTETNMGEYVSYAGMLRLSVDGEPVVMMAPEKRLYPIQDQVTSEVSIWSTVNEDLYVVLAELNETLDVATFKVYINPLVNWVWIGTALLMLGTIILFLPDRFGRKPGTRERPA; translated from the coding sequence ATGAACGATATCGGATACTTCAGCCTCCTGCTCGCCTTCATGACGGCAGCCTACGGCGGCGTAACCAGCGTGGTCGGCGCCCGGGCGCGGAACCCGCAGATGATCGCCAGCGGAGCCCACGGCGTCCTCGCCACCTTCGGCCTGCTGACCCTGTCGTCCATCGTGCTGATATACCACCTGTACACGGGCAACTTCCAGGTGGAGTACGTCGCCTCCTACACCAGCAGCACCCTGCCTGAGTTCTACCGCGTCACCGCGATGTGGGCCGGGCAGAAGGGCTCCCTGCTCCTGTGGGTATGGACCCTGGCCCTCTTCGCGCTGGTGGTGCACCTGACGAACCGGGACCGGAACCAGACGCTGATCCCCTACGTCCACGCGGTGATGATGTCAGTGGTCCTGTTCTTCATCGCCCTGCTCGTCTTCATGGCCGATCCCTTCGAACTGCTGCCCTTCGTGCCCGCCGAGGGCCGCGGCCTGAACCCGGTACTGCAGATGCCGCTCATGATCATCCACCCGCCCATCCTCTACCAGGGCTACGTGGGGACCGTGGTCCCCTTCGCCTTCGCCATTGCCGCGCTGATCACGGGGGAACTGGGCGACACGTGGATCCGGACGATCCGCAGATGGACCCTCTACGCCTGGTTCTTTCTCGGTTTCGGTCTGATGCTGGGTGGCCGGTGGGCCTACGTCGAGCTGGGATGGGGCGGTTACTGGGCCTGGGACCCCGTGGAGAACGCGGCGCTCATGCCCTGGCTGACCATCACGGCCTTTCTCCATTCCGTGATGATCCAGGAGAAGAAGGGCATGCTGAAGATCTGGAACTTCATCCTGATCATCCTGACCTTCGGCCTGGTCTACTTCGGCACCTTTCTCACGCGGAGCGGGGTCGTCTCATCGGTCCATTCCTTCACCACTTCGGGCATCGGCCCCATGTTCCTGGGTTTCGTCATCGTCTCGATGGTGTTGTCCTTCGGACTCCTGATCAGCCGGCGCAACGCCCTGAAGGCACGCAGCGAACTCGACTCCTTCGTTTCGCGGGAAAGCAGCTTCCTGCTGAACAACCTGGCTCTCGTCGGCGTGTGCTTCGCCATCCTGTGGGGCACCATATTCCCCGTGCTTTCCGAGGCGGTCAGCGGGGAGAAGATCACGGTGAGCGCGCCGTACTTCAACCAGATCAACGTGCCCCTGGGCATTTTCCTGCTCTTCCTCACGGGCGCGGGTCCGCTCTTCGCCTGGCGAAAGACGTCCGTGCAGAGCCTGAAGCGGCATTTCTCCATTCCCATAGCCTGCTTCCTCGCCGCGGCCGCCATCCTGCTCGCCTTCGGCATCCGGCACGTCTACGCCGTGCTTTCCTTCAGCATGTGCGCCTTCGTGGTCGGCGCCATCGGTCTGGAGTTCTACCGCGGTGCCCGCGCACGCCGATCGACGAACGAAGAATCCTGGCCCGCGGCGTTCTACCGCCTGGTCATGAGCTACAAGCGCCGGTACGGCGGTTACGTCGTCCACATCGCCATCGTGCTCCTCTTCGTGGGCTTCACGGGAAAGGCGTTCGACCGGGAGGAGAATTTCGCAGTCCGGGAGGGCGAGTCGTTCCAGATCAAGAACTACACGCTGGACTTCGATTCCCTCACCGAGACCAACATGGGCGAGTACGTGTCCTACGCCGGCATGCTCCGCCTTTCCGTGGACGGCGAGCCCGTCGTGATGATGGCCCCGGAGAAGCGTCTCTACCCCATACAGGACCAGGTGACTTCGGAAGTTTCCATCTGGTCGACGGTGAATGAGGACCTGTACGTAGTCCTGGCGGAACTGAACGAAACGCTTGACGTAGCTACATTTAAGGTCTACATTAATCCATTAGTTAACTGGGTATGGATCGGTACGGCGCTGCTCATGCTGGGGACGATCATCCTCTTCCTGCCGGATCGATTCGGACGTAAACCAGGCACACGCGAACGGCCCGCATAG
- the rny gene encoding ribonuclease Y gives MEFPLENLNGLLLPLAVLTVFSGLVGLVIGMLWRRSKAGEMEEKAQKRAQRLFKEMEVQRRAEMLEEKRKWHDAREAQEEEINRRQSALVSQEQDMMDREKECEQRYDNLKDREDQTSLREDELEKSEERLNAQEVRLKESASEYRNRLESLARLTSEEAKQQLHGELIRDVKQEAEHQVRDILKTAQTNANREARKIVTLAISRCAVDQSTQTSVAVVPLPNDQIKARIIGKDGRNIRTFEAASEVKVMVDDTPEAVVISCFDPIRREIARTAMADLVSNGKITQSRIEEIIGRAREQIDSRLLTEGQQAVNELKLKSMHPEMMKLVGRLRFRSSYGQNALDHSKEVAFLTGMMATEIGLDELLARRCGLLHDVGKALDHEMEGSHPEIGLAFAEKYGEPEEVKNAIIAHHNDENEEITSPITFLVAAADAISGARPGARRNDPEDYVRRVVELEELARAFDGVADAYAINAGREIRVMVRPDQVDDDQTHTLASEISQKIRNDLTYPGHIKVTVIREKIAHRMTNKRDDQQHGGRRRSYGRNRNRRHAPASSGQAAG, from the coding sequence ATGGAATTCCCATTGGAAAACCTGAACGGGTTATTGCTGCCCCTGGCCGTGCTGACCGTGTTTTCCGGTCTCGTCGGGCTGGTCATCGGCATGCTCTGGCGGCGCAGCAAAGCCGGCGAAATGGAGGAGAAGGCCCAGAAGCGCGCCCAGCGCCTTTTCAAGGAAATGGAAGTGCAGCGCCGGGCGGAGATGCTGGAGGAAAAGCGAAAATGGCACGACGCGCGGGAGGCCCAGGAGGAGGAAATCAACAGAAGGCAGTCCGCCCTGGTGAGCCAGGAGCAGGATATGATGGACCGGGAGAAGGAGTGCGAGCAGCGGTATGACAACCTGAAGGACCGCGAAGATCAGACCAGCCTGCGGGAAGACGAACTGGAAAAGTCGGAAGAGAGGCTGAACGCGCAGGAAGTCCGCCTGAAGGAATCGGCCTCGGAATACCGCAACCGGCTGGAGTCCCTGGCCCGGCTGACCTCCGAGGAAGCCAAGCAGCAGCTCCACGGCGAACTCATCCGCGACGTGAAGCAGGAAGCCGAGCACCAGGTGAGGGACATTCTCAAAACCGCGCAGACCAATGCCAACCGTGAAGCGAGAAAGATCGTTACGCTGGCGATCAGCCGGTGCGCGGTGGATCAGTCCACGCAGACCAGCGTCGCGGTGGTTCCCCTGCCCAACGACCAGATAAAAGCCCGTATCATCGGGAAAGACGGCCGCAACATCCGGACTTTCGAGGCGGCCAGCGAAGTCAAGGTAATGGTAGACGATACGCCCGAAGCCGTGGTCATCTCCTGTTTCGATCCCATTCGCCGGGAAATCGCCCGGACGGCCATGGCGGATCTCGTATCCAACGGGAAGATCACCCAGAGCCGCATAGAGGAAATTATCGGGCGAGCACGGGAACAGATCGACAGCCGCCTGCTCACGGAGGGACAGCAGGCCGTCAACGAGCTCAAACTGAAATCGATGCACCCCGAGATGATGAAACTGGTCGGCCGGCTGCGGTTCCGTTCCAGTTACGGGCAGAACGCTTTGGATCACTCAAAGGAGGTGGCGTTCCTCACCGGCATGATGGCCACCGAGATCGGCCTGGACGAACTGCTCGCCCGGCGCTGCGGACTCCTGCACGACGTCGGCAAGGCCCTGGACCACGAGATGGAGGGATCCCACCCGGAAATCGGCCTGGCCTTCGCGGAAAAGTACGGCGAACCCGAGGAAGTCAAGAACGCCATCATCGCCCATCACAACGACGAGAACGAGGAAATCACCTCGCCGATCACCTTTCTGGTCGCCGCGGCGGACGCCATTTCCGGTGCCCGGCCCGGCGCCCGCCGGAACGATCCCGAAGACTATGTCCGCAGGGTAGTGGAACTGGAAGAACTCGCCCGTGCCTTCGACGGGGTGGCCGACGCCTACGCCATCAACGCCGGCCGCGAGATCCGGGTCATGGTCCGTCCGGACCAGGTGGACGACGACCAGACGCACACGCTGGCTTCCGAGATCTCCCAGAAGATCCGCAACGACCTGACCTATCCCGGGCACATCAAGGTGACCGTCATCCGGGAAAAGATCGCCCACAGGATGACGAATAAGCGGGACGACCAGCAGCACGGCGGACGTCGAAGATCGTACGGACGAAACCGGAACCGGCGTCATGCTCCGGCGTCCAGCGGACAGGCGGCGGGATAA
- a CDS encoding peptidylprolyl isomerase, with product MRNPVTGTKRILAGLLLYGLIGGPGGPAIPGGSGGQVHAQEEEITLEMTTEAGTIEIVLDPARAPVTVANFMRYVDAGQYNGGVFHRTVTMDNQPNNDVKIEVIQGAVNPDYRDDSYPPNSGFDPISLERTSATGLKHVDGVISMARMGPDTATSGFFFCIGDQPELDFGGKRNPDRQGFAAFGRVTRGMDVIRKIQMSPRENQRLTPPVVITRVERKTR from the coding sequence ATGAGAAATCCGGTGACTGGAACGAAACGCATCCTGGCCGGGCTGCTGCTCTACGGTCTCATCGGCGGACCGGGCGGCCCTGCCATCCCGGGCGGATCGGGCGGCCAGGTCCACGCCCAGGAAGAGGAAATCACCCTGGAGATGACCACGGAAGCGGGGACCATCGAAATCGTCCTCGACCCGGCCCGGGCACCGGTTACCGTGGCGAATTTCATGCGGTACGTGGATGCCGGACAGTACAACGGCGGGGTGTTCCACCGGACAGTGACCATGGACAACCAGCCGAACAACGACGTGAAAATCGAGGTGATACAGGGCGCCGTAAACCCCGATTACCGGGACGACAGCTATCCGCCCAACAGCGGATTCGATCCGATTTCCCTCGAACGGACCTCCGCGACCGGACTGAAGCACGTCGACGGGGTCATCTCCATGGCGCGCATGGGGCCCGACACGGCGACCTCCGGGTTCTTTTTCTGCATCGGCGACCAGCCCGAACTGGATTTCGGCGGCAAACGCAACCCGGACAGGCAGGGATTCGCCGCCTTCGGCCGCGTGACCCGGGGCATGGACGTCATCCGGAAGATCCAGATGTCCCCCCGCGAAAACCAGCGTCTCACGCCGCCGGTCGTGATCACCAGGGTGGAGCGAAAGACCAGGTAG